The nucleotide sequence AAGCGATGATGCGCAGCCGCTTGTCGGGCAAGTCTCCGAACGTGCGAAGCCCTTTTGCCGCCAGCTTCTCGTCCACCCATTGCTCCAGCGCCTTGCCGGAAAACAGCCCCTTCTTGTAAAACAGCCGGACGGCCGGTCCGACGTACTTGAACTTGTGCATCCACGAACGCTGCAAAAACGATTCAAAGGGCGTTTCCGTAATCAATTGCCTCAATTCCGCCGATGTGTAGCCGGCGCTCAGCAAAGAGGCCACAAGCGATCCGGAGGACGTTCCCGCCATCCGGTAAAAGCCGATCCCGTTCTCTTCCGCGGCCTGCACCGCGCCCGCCAGCGCGACGGCCTTCACCCCGCCGCCCTCGAATACCGCATTCACCTTCATCCCGATCCCTCCAACGCGCGTAGTCCGCCGTCCGTTACTAACGAACCTATGGCGGGAGGCATGACCGTATGTGCTAAAAATTGGCGGAACTTGTCCGAATGAAACGGCCGTTCCGGGGCATCTTATAATCAGCGGCGAAGAGAGGTGTGGTTCCATTGAACCGGTCAGCGCAACATCCGGTGCCTGCGTTTGGTTTGCCAAACCGCTTGGAGGGATGTGCCAAAGAGACTCACCGGTAATACCCCGCAATCGCGGGGCCGACACGTTCTAAGGACGATACGGAATTTACCCGAGCTCTAACCAATTAACGCCGCTGACGACAAAGACGGCTCGTTATCCCCATCGGGATAACGAGCCGTCGTCGTTCGGCCGGAAATGGCCGGTATCAATTGTCCTCGGAGTCGTCGAGCTCCTTACGGATGCGGACCAGCTCTTCCACCCGCTCCGGGTGGCGCCGGAACGACTCGACCAACGCTTCGATGCACGCGATCGATTCCCCGCTCAGATGATGCTCGATTCCTTCGACATCCTTATAAATATGCTCTTCGTCCACGCCGATCAATTTCAAAAATTCCTCAAGCAGATGGTGGCGGTCCACCAGGCGTTTGCCGATTTTTTTCCCTTTCGCCGTCAATACGAGGCCGCGGTACCGTTCGTAGATCAAATAGCTGTCTTTATCCAGCTTTTGGATCATTTTCGTTACCGAGGAGGGATGCACGGACAAGCCCTCTGCAATATCGGACACCCGCGCATAACCTTTTTCGTCGATCAGCCGGTATATTCGTTCCAAATAATCTTCCATGCTGGGGGTGGCTGCCAAACGATTTAACCTCCTTCATCGGCATCCGCCTAAATGATAACCGTTCTCATATCCAAGGGACAAGTCCAGATAGCTCTTTAGTATGATACACTTTTTCCCCTTGCCTGCGCAAGTTGATTTTCCCATGTGTAGCCGGGCCGGAAGCCGACTCACCCTAGATGGTATACTCCTATTCGAAGGAACGGAGCTGTGTGATGATGTCCTCTGCTTCAACGACGGGCCGGTCCGCCGGCCAAACGCTGTTGTTCGTGCCGGAGCTCGTTTATTTCGAACCGGCGTCGCTGGATTATCCGAAGGGTCAGTGTATATACCGTTGGGCGGAGGAACAAGGCATTCCGATCCGGATGACAACCTCGCACAACCGGATCACAAACCTGCCGGGCGACAGCGAGCTCGCCCGATACAAGCTCGCCAAACGAACGCTGGTCGTCGGCGTCCGCAAGACGCTCCAGTTCGACACCTCCAAGCCGTCCGCGGAATATGCGATTCCGCTGGCCACCGGGTGCATGGGGCACTGCCATTACTGCTATCTGCAGACGACGCTCGGCGCCAAGCCCTATATTCGGGTATACGTCAACACCGGCGAAATTCTCGCCCAAGCCCAAGCGTACATCAACGAGCGAGCGCCCGAAATCACTCGTTTCGAAGCGGCATGCACATCCGATCCCGTCGGGCTGGAGCATATATCCGGCTCGCTCCGGGAAACGATCGAATTCATGGGCCGGCAGCCGCTCGGGCGGTTACGGTTCGTCACCAAATTCCACCATGTCGATTCGCTGCTCGACGCTCGCCATAACGGCCATACGCGATTCCGCTTCAGCGTCAACGCCGATTACGTCATCCGTAACTTCGAGCCGGGCACCTCCCGCTTCGAAGAGCGGATCGAGGCGGCTTCCAAGGTCGCCAGGGCCGGCTATCCGCTAGGCTTCATCATCGCGCCGATCATCTGGCACGAAGGCTGGGAGCAGGGCTACGAAGAACTGCTTCGCAAGCTGGGAGACGCGCTGCCGGAGGAGGCGACCCGCGACTTAACCTTCGAGCTGATCCAGCACCGGTTCACGAAAACGGCCAAACGCATCATCGAAGCCCGTTACCCGAAGACGAAGCTGGAGATGGATGAAGCCAAACGCAAATACAAGCGGGGCCGTTACGGCATCGGCAAATACGTATATCCCGACGAACAAGCCGAAGCGCTGCGCGAACGCATCACGAAATACATCTACAGCACCTTCCCCCGCGCCCGGATTGAATATTTCACGTAGAAAACCAAAGGGGCAGCCGCCGCGGCCTTCGGCCGGGAGCTGCCCCTCCTGTTCCGCTAAAACTTCAGCCAATCCGGCGTGCGTTCGTTCAGCCAGATCGTGATGAGCGTCATCCGATCGAAGAACAACAGAACGGCCATGACGATCATGACAACTCCGCCGATCTTCATAACCGTTCCGGAGTAGCGGGTTATCCATTTCGTCGAGCCGATGAAAAACGCAAGCACAAAAAACGGAATCGCGAACCCGAGCACATAAGCGGTAATAAGCGAAAACCAGCTTCCAGGCTCCGTCGCGGCCAACGTCAGAATCGAACCGAGTATCGGCCCGACGCAGGGCGACCAGCCCGCGGCGAATCCCATGCCGACAATCACGGAGCCGAGCCAGCCGGCCGGCTTCCACTTGATATTCAGCTTGCGCTCTTTCATCAGGAACTGCGGCTTGAAGACGCCGAGCAGAAACAGCCCCATCAGAAAGATCCATATCGCGGCCAGGCGGCGCAGCAGCTCTTTGTTGTTGAAATCCCTGAACAGATCGCCTACAACTCCCGCGCCGAATCCCAGCGAGTAAAAGATCAGCGAAAATCCCAGGATAAAAAACAACGTGTGTATGAGGGAGGAGCGCCGCACGGCTGAGGCGGTGCCGGCCTCCTTCAGCTCGCGCACCGATATGCCCGTGATGTACGACAAGTAGGACGGATACAGGGGCAGGCAGCACGGAGAAATAAACGAGGCGATCCCCGCGCCGAAGGCGACCCATAGGCTGATCTGTTCCATTCGCGGGAACTCCTTTCAAACCGGGTGTTGCGGGCGCCGGCCGGCGCCGTTCGGTTTCACATCAAGCGGTTCAGACGCGGATCACCCGAAATACCAGCGAGAGAATCAGCATCAAGATAAGCGTCAGCACAATCGTTGCGCCGGGCGCAAAATTCCATATGCCGGCGGACAAAAGTCCGGCCAGCACCGCGATCTCCGACAGAAGCACGGACAGCCACAGCGAATAGCGGAACGTCTTGCCCAGCACCAAGCTGGTCGCCGCCGGGATCGTCAGCAGCGCGGATACGAGCAGCGCTCCCACGATCTTGATCGCGACGCCGATCACCAGCGCGGTCAACACCGTTACCGCCAGATTGATCCGCCGGACCGGAAGGCCCGCGACATGGGCGGCGTCCTCGTCGAACGTAATCAGGAACATCTCTTTGAGCAAAAATAACACAAAGACGGTTACCGCACAAGAGACGGCGAATATTGTCCACAAATCCGTCGAACTTAACGTCATGATGCTGCCGAACAAATAACTCGTCACGTTGAGATTAAATCCTTTTCCGAGCGTAAATAAAAACGTAGCCAACGCTACGCCCCCGGACATGATGATGGCAATGGACAATTCGGCGTACGTCTTGTACGCCTTGCGCAGCCGCTCGATCGCGAACGAAGCGGCGACCGCGAACAGCAGACCGACCGCAAGCGGATAGATGCCTATGAGCATGCCGAGGGCGACTCCCGCGATCGACACGTGGGCGAGCGAGTCCCCGATCATGGACAAGCGCCTCAGCACCAGGAATGTTCCGATCAGAGGCGCCATCCATCCGATCAGCAGGCCGCCGATCAGCGCCCGCTGGAAAAAAGGCTCAAACAAGATGTCCAACGGTCAACCTCTCCTTCTCCTGCAGCAGGCCGTGCGAAATATCGTCCTCGCCGCAGTCTTCGAGCGAGTGCGAGTGCTTCACGTAGAAGCGAAGCCGGTCGTGCGTATGAACGGGCTTCTCTCCCAGATACGCCTGCAGCGTTTCGACGTCGTGGGACACGATCAGGAACGTTAACCGGTGGCGCTCATGCATATGCCGAAGCATATGAAAAAACGCCCGCTGGGTCTCCATGTCGATCCCGACGGTCGGCTCGTCCAATATAAGCAGCTCGGGGTTTCCCGCGATCGCTCTGGCGAGAAAAACGCGCTGTTGCTGCCCTCCGGACAGTTGGCCGATCCGCCGTTCCGCGATATCCGCGATTCCGAGCGCCTCCAGCGCCTGCTCCGCGCGTCTGCGTTCCGCCGCGCCGATCCGGCGGAACAGCCTCTTTCGGCCGTACAGGCCGGACATGACGACTTCCCGGACGGTAGCCGGGAAGAGCGGATTCAAATTATTTTTTTGAGGCACGTAGCCGATACGCTCCCAGTCCTTGAACCTGTCGACGGGCGTGCCGAATAGCTTGACGCTGCCGGATGCCGGCTGAAGCAAGCCGACAATCGTCTTGAGCAAAGTCGTCTTGCCGGCCCCGTTGGAAGCGATCAGCCCCACGAAGTCCCGCTGACGGACTTGGAACGTCACGCCGTTCAGCACCCGGCGTCCGCCGTATTGGACCGTTACGTCCTGCAGATCGATGACCGGTTCGTGGCAGGACGATGGGTTGGGATTTCGATTCATCTCCGTCAGCCTTCTTCCGGATGATAGTAAAGTGAGAATGGAACGATGCGGTTGAAGCTTTTCCTTATTGTAAAGCTTTGAGCAGATTTTGCAAGTTTGTCTCCATCAGCGACAGCAACGTCTCGCCCGCCTTCTCCTGCTCGTCCGTCAATCCTTCCAGCGGATTCAGCACCAGCGTATCGATTTTCGCGTCGTTCGCCAGCGTTTTCGCCAGCTTGTCGGACACCAGCTCTTCGAAGAACAGATAGCGTATTCCGTGCTCCCTGACGAATTCGTTGATCCGCTGAATATCCTTCGGCGTCGGTTCCGCATCGGGAGCCAGTCCCATGAGCGACATTTGCTTCAGGCCGTAATCCCGTGCGAGGTAACTGAACGCATCGTGCGTGACGACGATTTCCTTGCGGGCCGTCTGCCCGAGCTGCGTTCTGTATTTCTCGTCCAGAGCTTGAAGCTGCCCGACGAGCTTCTCGTAATTCGCCTGATACGCTTCCCGGTGCGCCGGATCGGCCTCGACAATTCCCTTAAACACATTCTCCGCGATGCGGATGGCCTGCTTGGGGCTGACCCACACGTGCGGATCGACATCGCTCTCGTGTTGATGGCCGTGCCCGCTTTCGTGTTGTTCGTCCTCGTGTTCGTGCTCGTGGCCGCTTTCTTCCGCGCCGTGCTCGTCCGCATCCTTCTCGTCCACGCGAATGAGATCAAGCCCCTTGGAAGCCTCCACGACGATCATGCCGGTTTTGTCGAGACTGTCCAGCACGTCGTCGACCCATCCTTCCAGACCTGCGCCGTTGTACAACAGCACGTCGGCGTCTTCGATCGCCTTCCGCTCGCGGCTGTTGGGCGACCAGTCGTGAGGCTCCACGCCGGTCGGAACGAGATTGATCGCATTGACGTACTCGCCGCCGATTTCCTTGGCCATATAAGAAAGCGGGTAGAAGCTGGCCACTACGTTTGTTTTGCCCTCGACGATCGTAACGTCGGAGCGTCCTCCGCAACCCGCGATCAGCAGCATCGAAGCCAGAGCGGCGCTTGCCAGCCCTTTGATTGCCGTACGCTTGGATATTCTCATCCGTTAAACACCCCTGACCAAGTGTAAATCGTAAATCGTAATTTTTTCGTTTTACCCTTCCGTCATTATAGAGTGCCCGGACGCCGGTGTCAACGAAAATATTCGGAATTATTACGATCTATGGGGAAAGCTGGGATTGGCCCGACACGCTTGCGTCTCCACGCTTTGTTCGCGACGGATCTTCGCGGTTTGGCCGATGGCCGGCCGGACCGGTTTTCCCTCGCGGGATAAACCTTTATACTTATGAAAGCGCGCGAACACGGGGAGGCAGTTCGATTGCCGGCGGCCCGCTGCCGGCTGTCGGTTCACGGAATCTCCGCTAGCGGCATACGTAAGATTGGACGAGGAGAATGCGGCAAATATGAATGAATGGTTCGACATTTACGACGAAGGCGGACGGCCGATCGGCACGGCGCCGCGTTCCGAAGTGCACGCCAGGGGTTACTGGCATAAGACGTTTCAATGCTGGCTGTATCTGGACCGGGAAGGACGGCGTTACGTGCTGTTTCAGCGGCGTCAGGCCGGCAAGGACACGTATCCGCTTCGATACGATATAACCGCGGCCGGACATCTCGCCGCCGGGGAGCGGATCGAGGAAGCCGTGCGGGAGCTGAAGGAGGAGCTTGGAGTCGACGTGCCGTTCGAGCGGCTGGTTCCGCTGGGCGAGCATCGCCAGCAGCTTCGCGGCGCGGCGGGCGGACGCGAATTCGTCGACAATGAACTTTGTCAAGTGTTCGCCTGCGCCTCCCCCTTGCCGCCCGAGCGGTTCAGGCTGCAGCCCGAAGAAGTATCCGGGATTTATGCCGCGCCTCTGGACGATCTGGCGGAATTGTTCGCCGGCTCGAAAAGCCGTGTGGCCGCCCCGGGCTTCGAACCGGATGCGGACGGCGCGATGCGGCCCGTGACGGTCGAGGTGTCCGCCGACGGCTTCGTCCCGCACGGCGACGGCTATTACCGGGACGTATTCCGGAAGATCGCCGACATCCGCACCCCTAACGGTTGAGCCGGATTCGGACGAGCCGGTCGTCTTCCGGCCCGGGATTGCCCCGCCCGTCGGTATTGTTCGTGAGCAAGTAAGCCTCGTCCCCGATCACGGCGACGTCGCGCAGCCGGCCCAGCCCGTCCAGAACCGTTTCCGCCGTTCCCCGGGTTACGTCGTACCGGATCAGCTTGCTTCCCTGCAGCCCGGCGGCAAGCAGGCCGCCGGACCGGTCGAAGGCGATTCCGGACGGAGCCAGCGTGCTTTGGCCCGTGTGGTAGACCGGCGGGATCATGCCCGGTTTCCGTGCGTCGCCGATGATCTCGGGCCACCCGTAGTTGCCGCCGGGTTCGATCGCGTTCAGCTCGTTGTGTCCTCCCGGGTTCCCGGACGGGCCGTGCTCGGACGCGTACAGCTTGCCCCGGGCGTCCCAGGCCAAGCCTTGCGGATTGCGGTGGCCGTAAGAATATACGAGCGAGCCCGGAATCGGATTGTCCGCGGGCGCGGTCCCGTCGACCGTCAAGCGGAGAATTTTGCCAGCCAGGCTGTTCTTGTCCTGCGACAGAGACTCCTGCCCATGACTCAGTCCCCCCTCATACGGATGAGATCCGACATATGCCAACAGCCCCGGCGATCGCAACCGCCGGGGCGCAACAACATTTATTTCACGATGGAGCCGACCGGGATGTCCTCGGCGACCGTAGCGAGCGTCAGCGAATCGCCGCTGGAGGCCGCCAGAATCATGCCTTGCGACAGTTCACCGCGCAGCTTCACCGGCTTCAGGTTGGCGACGAGTATAACCTTCCGGCCGACCAGCTCCTCCGGCTTGTAGTGCTTGGCGATGCCCGAGACGACCTGGCGCTGCTCGTATCCGAGGTCAAGCTGGAGCTTCAGCAGCTTGTCCGCCTTGGGAATCGGCTCCGCGGACAGCACCTGCGCCACCCGCAGCTCCACCTTGGCGAAGTCGTCGATGCCGATTTCCGGCGCGCGTCCGTCCTCGGCCGGCTCTTGCTTCGAAACCTCCGCCTGGCCGACCGACGGAGCGCTGTCGGCCGGCTTCGCCGCCGCTCCGCCCATCGACTTGGCGATATACTCGATCTCCGCAGCCGCGTCGAGCCGCGGGAACAACGGCTTGCCGATCTGGACCCGGCCGCCCGGCGGCAGCGCCCCGAACTCGCGTGCGCTGTCCCAGGAGGTGACGGCGGTATCGGCTTCGATGCCGAGCTGCTCCCAGATCATCCGAGGCGACCGCGTAAGGAACGGCTGCAGCAGAATCGACGAGATCCGCAGAGACTCGGCCAAGTGGTAAATCACCGAGCCCAACGCCTCCCGCTTGTCTTCGGCTTTGGCCATCGACCACGGCTGCGTCTCGTCGATATATTTGTTGGTGCGGCGAATGAACTGCCAGATCGCACCGAGCGCGACCGAGAACTCCATCCGGTCCATCGCGTCTTCGACCTTCGCCACCGTCTGCTTCGCAACCTCGACGAGATCGGCGTCGAATTCGGTCGCCCCGGCGATGCGGGCCGGGATTTGTCCCCCGAAATATTTGTCGATCATGACGACGGTCCGGTTCAGCAGGTTGCCCAGATCGTTGGCGAGATCGAAGTTGACGCGCTCGACGAAGCTCTCCGGCGTAAACGTCCCGTCCGAACCGAACGGAACCTCCCGCAGCAGATAATAACGCAGGGCGTCCAGCCCGTAGCGGTCGATCAGCACCACGGGGTCGACCACGTTGCCCTTCGATTTGGACATTTTGCCGTCCTTCATCAGCAGCCAGCCGTGGCCGAACACCTTCTTCGGCAGCGGCAAGCCGAGCGCCATCAGCATGATCGGCCAATAAATCGTGTGGAAGCGCACGATCTCCTTGCCGACGAGATGGACGTCCGCCGGCCAGAACTTGTCGAAGCGGGACGGATCGTCCGTGCCGTAGCCGAGCGCGGTAATGTAATTGGTCAGCGCGTCGATCCAGACGTAGATGACATGCTTCGGATTGCTCGGGACCGGGATGCCCCAGTCGAACGACGTGCGGCTGACTGCCAGATCCTCCAGCCCCGACTTGATGAAGTTGATCATCTCATTGCGGCGGGATTCCGGCTGGATGAACTCCGGATTCTCCTCATAATATTGCAGCAGCCGGTCGACGTAACGGCTCATCCGGAAGAAATAGCTTTCCTCCCTCACCAGCTTCACCGGCCGTCCGCAATCCGGGCAGTTCCCGTTGACAAGGTGCCGTTCGAGGTGATAGGATTCGCACGGCGTACAGTACCAGCCTTCATATTCGCCCAGATAAATGTCGCCCTGCGCCAGCAGCCGCTCGAAAATATCGGCAACGACTTTCTTGTGGCGCTCCTCCGTCGTGCGGATAAAATCGTCGTAGGAAATGTCGAGCCGGCGCCACAATTCCTTAATGCCCGCCACGATCCCGTCGACGAACGCCTGCGGAGTCAAGCCTTTCTCCTGCGCTTTTTCTTCGATTTTCTGCCCGTGCTCGTCCGTGCCCGTCAAATACATGACGTCGTAGCCGCGCAGCCGCTTGTACCTCGCCATGGCGTCGCCCGCCACCGTCGTGTACGCATGTCCGATGTGCAGCTTGTCGCTGGGGTAATAGATCGGCGTCGTGAGGTAAAATGTTTTGCGTTGGTCGCTCATTGTCAGCCCTTCCTCTCTTTTTCCTGCTTCCAGAATGCGCAAAGGCTCCCGTCCCTATATTGGGACGGGAGCCTGAAGCTTCCGCGGTACCACCCAAGTTCCGCTCCGGCATATGCCGCAGCGGCGCTCCGCCAGCCTGAAGGCGCAAACGCGCCGATCGGCCGAATCCGTTAACGCCGGACTCCCGCGCAGCCGGTTCGTCGCCGCTTGCGCCCTTCGCGGAGCGCGGCCCGCTCGCCGGCCGAACCTCCCGGACCATGTTCGACAGCCCGCTTCTACCGGTTTGCAGCTACCCCGGCTCTCTGTGAAGAAGCGCCTATCCGTCTACTCATCCGTTCGTCGGTGAACACCATATGTTACCTCCATCATACCGAAAGCCGGCGATGAAAGTCAAGTCGAACCAGGCCGGCCGCTCCGCTCACGAACTCTCGCGGGGAGGCACTTTGTCGATCCCGCCCGGATGGAACGGATGGCACCGGCAGATGCGGCGGATGGTCAGCCATCCTCCGCGCAGCGGCCCGTGAATCTCGATCGCTTCGAGCGCGTATTGCGAGCAGGTCGGATAAAACCGGCAAGTCGGCGGCTTCAGCGGAGAGATCCATCTCCGG is from Paenibacillus thermoaerophilus and encodes:
- the mntR gene encoding transcriptional regulator MntR → MEDYLERIYRLIDEKGYARVSDIAEGLSVHPSSVTKMIQKLDKDSYLIYERYRGLVLTAKGKKIGKRLVDRHHLLEEFLKLIGVDEEHIYKDVEGIEHHLSGESIACIEALVESFRRHPERVEELVRIRKELDDSEDN
- a CDS encoding PQQ-dependent sugar dehydrogenase, coding for MAYVGSHPYEGGLSHGQESLSQDKNSLAGKILRLTVDGTAPADNPIPGSLVYSYGHRNPQGLAWDARGKLYASEHGPSGNPGGHNELNAIEPGGNYGWPEIIGDARKPGMIPPVYHTGQSTLAPSGIAFDRSGGLLAAGLQGSKLIRYDVTRGTAETVLDGLGRLRDVAVIGDEAYLLTNNTDGRGNPGPEDDRLVRIRLNR
- the yidD gene encoding membrane protein insertion efficiency factor YidD encodes the protein MAEPSRSGDWGKRLMKAPVHAYRRWISPLKPPTCRFYPTCSQYALEAIEIHGPLRGGWLTIRRICRCHPFHPGGIDKVPPRESS
- a CDS encoding metal ABC transporter permease; this encodes MDILFEPFFQRALIGGLLIGWMAPLIGTFLVLRRLSMIGDSLAHVSIAGVALGMLIGIYPLAVGLLFAVAASFAIERLRKAYKTYAELSIAIIMSGGVALATFLFTLGKGFNLNVTSYLFGSIMTLSSTDLWTIFAVSCAVTVFVLFLLKEMFLITFDEDAAHVAGLPVRRINLAVTVLTALVIGVAIKIVGALLVSALLTIPAATSLVLGKTFRYSLWLSVLLSEIAVLAGLLSAGIWNFAPGATIVLTLILMLILSLVFRVIRV
- a CDS encoding cytochrome c biogenesis CcdA family protein codes for the protein MEQISLWVAFGAGIASFISPCCLPLYPSYLSYITGISVRELKEAGTASAVRRSSLIHTLFFILGFSLIFYSLGFGAGVVGDLFRDFNNKELLRRLAAIWIFLMGLFLLGVFKPQFLMKERKLNIKWKPAGWLGSVIVGMGFAAGWSPCVGPILGSILTLAATEPGSWFSLITAYVLGFAIPFFVLAFFIGSTKWITRYSGTVMKIGGVVMIVMAVLLFFDRMTLITIWLNERTPDWLKF
- the metG gene encoding methionine--tRNA ligase; translation: MSDQRKTFYLTTPIYYPSDKLHIGHAYTTVAGDAMARYKRLRGYDVMYLTGTDEHGQKIEEKAQEKGLTPQAFVDGIVAGIKELWRRLDISYDDFIRTTEERHKKVVADIFERLLAQGDIYLGEYEGWYCTPCESYHLERHLVNGNCPDCGRPVKLVREESYFFRMSRYVDRLLQYYEENPEFIQPESRRNEMINFIKSGLEDLAVSRTSFDWGIPVPSNPKHVIYVWIDALTNYITALGYGTDDPSRFDKFWPADVHLVGKEIVRFHTIYWPIMLMALGLPLPKKVFGHGWLLMKDGKMSKSKGNVVDPVVLIDRYGLDALRYYLLREVPFGSDGTFTPESFVERVNFDLANDLGNLLNRTVVMIDKYFGGQIPARIAGATEFDADLVEVAKQTVAKVEDAMDRMEFSVALGAIWQFIRRTNKYIDETQPWSMAKAEDKREALGSVIYHLAESLRISSILLQPFLTRSPRMIWEQLGIEADTAVTSWDSAREFGALPPGGRVQIGKPLFPRLDAAAEIEYIAKSMGGAAAKPADSAPSVGQAEVSKQEPAEDGRAPEIGIDDFAKVELRVAQVLSAEPIPKADKLLKLQLDLGYEQRQVVSGIAKHYKPEELVGRKVILVANLKPVKLRGELSQGMILAASSGDSLTLATVAEDIPVGSIVK
- a CDS encoding NUDIX hydrolase, with protein sequence MNEWFDIYDEGGRPIGTAPRSEVHARGYWHKTFQCWLYLDREGRRYVLFQRRQAGKDTYPLRYDITAAGHLAAGERIEEAVRELKEELGVDVPFERLVPLGEHRQQLRGAAGGREFVDNELCQVFACASPLPPERFRLQPEEVSGIYAAPLDDLAELFAGSKSRVAAPGFEPDADGAMRPVTVEVSADGFVPHGDGYYRDVFRKIADIRTPNG
- the splB gene encoding spore photoproduct lyase; translation: MSSASTTGRSAGQTLLFVPELVYFEPASLDYPKGQCIYRWAEEQGIPIRMTTSHNRITNLPGDSELARYKLAKRTLVVGVRKTLQFDTSKPSAEYAIPLATGCMGHCHYCYLQTTLGAKPYIRVYVNTGEILAQAQAYINERAPEITRFEAACTSDPVGLEHISGSLRETIEFMGRQPLGRLRFVTKFHHVDSLLDARHNGHTRFRFSVNADYVIRNFEPGTSRFEERIEAASKVARAGYPLGFIIAPIIWHEGWEQGYEELLRKLGDALPEEATRDLTFELIQHRFTKTAKRIIEARYPKTKLEMDEAKRKYKRGRYGIGKYVYPDEQAEALRERITKYIYSTFPRARIEYFT
- a CDS encoding metal ABC transporter substrate-binding protein, with the protein product MRISKRTAIKGLASAALASMLLIAGCGGRSDVTIVEGKTNVVASFYPLSYMAKEIGGEYVNAINLVPTGVEPHDWSPNSRERKAIEDADVLLYNGAGLEGWVDDVLDSLDKTGMIVVEASKGLDLIRVDEKDADEHGAEESGHEHEHEDEQHESGHGHQHESDVDPHVWVSPKQAIRIAENVFKGIVEADPAHREAYQANYEKLVGQLQALDEKYRTQLGQTARKEIVVTHDAFSYLARDYGLKQMSLMGLAPDAEPTPKDIQRINEFVREHGIRYLFFEELVSDKLAKTLANDAKIDTLVLNPLEGLTDEQEKAGETLLSLMETNLQNLLKALQ
- a CDS encoding metal ABC transporter ATP-binding protein, yielding MNRNPNPSSCHEPVIDLQDVTVQYGGRRVLNGVTFQVRQRDFVGLIASNGAGKTTLLKTIVGLLQPASGSVKLFGTPVDRFKDWERIGYVPQKNNLNPLFPATVREVVMSGLYGRKRLFRRIGAAERRRAEQALEALGIADIAERRIGQLSGGQQQRVFLARAIAGNPELLILDEPTVGIDMETQRAFFHMLRHMHERHRLTFLIVSHDVETLQAYLGEKPVHTHDRLRFYVKHSHSLEDCGEDDISHGLLQEKERLTVGHLV